TAGTCCGAGTGTTCAAAAGTTGACATTGCATCGACAGTAGGCCTTTAAGCCTATACCGCCCATGATGCTGTAAGTCGCCGAAAAAAGGCGTTCGGCGCCCTGCCGCTTGGCCTGTCATGACTGACGGAATATGCGGCCACTGTTGATGAAATGCAGAATCGGTCCGGTAATTGCTGAATAAGGAATCGGCATCATCCGTTTGGCCGGATATGCTGCAAATAGCTTGAGGTAGTTTGTGAGAGTTTTGAGGATCATAGTCACGTTTTTGATGCTTGGGTCGGTTGTGACCTGTATGGTGGTGGCCGAAACCACCGACCGACAGGCAAGCGCCGACCTGGCATACACTCTGTGGCTTGATACGGTACATGTTTATCCGGGCGAGAGTGTCGGATTCGATATCAACCTGACCAACTCAGGACCGGTCGGGTCCTTCAATCTTCTGATTAAATACGATCCCTCTGCCGTCTGGCCGGTTAACCTGACCTTGGAAAACACGCGAGCAGCCGATTTTGAGTACTTCGAGTACACGTACAACGAAGCCGGCCGACCGGGCGAGGTCAGACTGATCGGTATATCCGAACTGGGTGCCGGACCGCCATTGGCCGCCACAGCTTTGCCGCCGGGTGATGGTTCGCTGGCTCGGATTACCTTCACCGTGGCCAATACTCTTGATCTGGCTGGTTTGTACATCCCGGTCAGGTTTGTCTTTCACGACACACCGATCAACGACGACAATACTCTCACCGACGACTCAGGTGTCAAAATCGGCCAGACCGAGATCGAGTACTATGATGGATTCATTGCCGTCCGCGAGATGGGCGAAGTGAATCTCGGGGATGTCAATATCAACGGCTTCGCCTACGAAGTCTCAGACTACGTTTATTTCTCAAACTATTTTGAGAATCCCAACGCCTACCCCATGAACGCTCTGCAACTGGCCAACTCCGATATGAACCTCGACCACATTCCGGCCACCATATCCGACTTGATTACGCTCATAAACAAGATCATGTCCGGCGCAAAAGCTTCACAAGCCGCCGGCGGATCATACGACCTGACCGCAACCATCGAGTCCCGATCCACTCAGACCGCAACCATAGTTGGCTACCAAACCGACTTTGAGGTTGGAGGCATCTTTCTGGCGCTTCGAACCTCACAGCCGGTGGACTTGCAGAGTATCGAGAACCTGAACCAGAATATGAGTATCCGTCTCCTCACCGAAGGAGCTCAGACCCGGCTGTTTATTTATAGCCCGGATGGACACAGTATGCCCGCGGGGTCCAACGACTTTCTGAAAATCAACGGACTGACAGGTGTGGAGATAACATCGATGGATCTTGCCGGCGCCGATGGGCGCACGGCCATGGTATCGTTTGCTCCGACGGCTGCGCCACGGCCGGAGGACTTCACCTTGTTTCAGAACTATCCCAATCCGTTCAATCCGGCCACTCAGATCGACTTTGGTCTGAAGGTGGCATCGGATGTCCGGCTAACCGTCTATGATTTGTTGGGACGCCAGGTAATGACTCTCCTCGACAGCCGCTTGGATGCCGGTCGACACAGCACAACCTGGAACGGACGCGACCAAAACGGACAGGTCGTCTCTTCAGGCGTTTATTTTTATCGCCTCAAGACTCCCAACTCAGAAGAAACCCGCAAGATGATACTTTTGAAATAACCAGTCGCGTACCGCGACTTTTGATGAGATAATAATTGGTCCTTTTGGAGGTCATAAGATGAGATTTAAGAAAATTCCCGCCATCGTACTTTTGTTGTTTCTGGCTTTTGCCGGGTCTGCTTCGGCTCAGGTGGGAGTGTATACCTGTATCAACTCGTACATCGACTGTGGACAGATTAGTAACTCTTCAGTCGACCAGGTTGCAATTCAGGATTTCGCCGGTCGCCCCGGCGACACTGTCTGGATGCCGGTTCACTTGAACACCAACGATACGGTCTCCGGCTTTCTGATTCTGGTTGAGTTCGATTCGGCCCAACTCACCCCGGTCCATTACCCTTTGGATCCGCAATATCCCGATGATACTCTCTTCGTGCAGTATCAGTTGGCCGGTGCTCTTCAGCTGGCTCAGGATCAACAGGATATTATTGATCCGAACAAGGAAGTCTTCTTTGCTCAAATCTCAACTCAGAGCGCCGACAGTGGTTTTCCTACTATTATTTGTGCTTTCAATCTCGGCTTCGGTGGCGGTATAGACTCCACCCAGACCCCGCCAAGGATGAATCCAACGACCGATTTTATATTCCGCCTGCCCTTCCTGGCCAACCCCTCCATGCCCGATGGCGACTCGGCCAACTTCTCATACAGGGAGGTTAACGAGTTTGTGGTCACCAGCGAAGCCTTGCTCGAGGCCTTCTGTGCCGACTGCCGCCGCACCAATATGAGCGTCGACCGAGACTGCGAGGTGGAGGTCTATGACACTCTGGCCACTGTGCCGCAGTTGATAGTCGATACTTTGCTGGATACGGTCACGTGTACTTCGGTGCTCTACCCAACCACCCTTCCCGGCCAGTTCTTCGCCGATGCCACGCCGCCCCCGGAAATCCAGAGCTTTGCATCCACCGCGCCGGGTGACTCGGTCGGTACCGGCGATGGTTTCGTACTGACCTGGACGGTAGTCAATGCCGATTCAATATTCATCACCGGACCCAGTGTCGACTATGCTACCACCATTCTCTCTGATTTCCTGTCGGTGAATGCGCCCGCCACCCAAGGCAGCTTTACCTACACACTGACGGCGATAAATGCAACCGATACGTCTACTGCTGTTCGCACCATGTTAGTCAAAAACCCGGATGACGACCCGCCGGATGATCCGCATCAACCGGTGATCAACGTTAATACTTCGCACTTCATTGATGTCGGAAACACGCTGGTCTTTACAGTATCGGCCACCGACCCGGATGGTGATTTCGTTACCCTTGAGGCCACCGACTTACCGACCAACGCTACTTTTCCAACAGTCACCGGCACCGGCTTAGCCTCGGGGACGTTTACCTTCACCCCGACTTTGAACCAGGCGGGTACAGAAACAGCAACTTTCCGCGCCTCCGATGGAAACACTTCCCCAACTACGGTCACTGTGCAGATTAACATTGCCGAGCCGGCTTTTGACAAACTGTTCACCTCGTCGACCGACAAGAGTGCTTCCGGTGGTATCCCCGGAGTGCCGAGCTTCCTCTTCCCGGTCAACCTTGTGACTTCGCAGACCGTATACGGCGTGCAGTTTGACTTCCTTTTCGATGAAGCCAATTTTAACGTTAGAAACGTGCTGACCAACCATAACACGGCCGAGTACGTTATTTACAGCAACGAAGACGACTCGCCCACACCCGGAGAAGTGCGAGTGATTACCTTCGGTATGGCCAACGAACCGATCGGCACCGACGGTACAGAGGTTCTATTGATCGAGATGGAGGTAGAGTCAGGAGCCCTGCCGGGACAGTATCCTGTCTACTTCAACTATGCCTGGGAATCAGTCAATCCCGATCCGAATTTCCCCTCGTTACCGTTGATTGCCGACACAGGTGTCGTTCAGGTCGACATGTTTGGCGATGTAAACCTCAACCTTAATGTCGACGTTGCCGATTTGGTGAGTATAGTGGGACATATTATTGCAGCCTACACCTTGAACCAGAGACAGATCGACGCCGGTGATGTGAACTTCGACGCCTCGGTCAACGTTTTTGACTTGGTTGCAATCGTCAATTCGATACTTTCCGGTGTCCCATTGGAGGGTTCGCCGAGTTTGCTCTATGAAGATCAGTACGCCAAGGTCCAGCTTGACTTTGACGACCTACAGCAGGGGGAATCCGATCTGATAGTGGTGCGCTCCGACCTGCCGACCGACATTGCCGGTGTTGAGTTGGAAATCCTCTATGACCCGGCCACGGTCTACCTCGGTCGACCGGAGCAGGGGGAGGATGCTACCACCATGTCGATAAACTCATCCAACAACGGCGGTGGGAAACTCAAAGTACTGCTGCACTCAGGCAACCCGTTCGCCGCCGGCGGCAGTATCAATTCAGGCGAGGTGGAGTTGGTAACGATACCGATCACCACCAACGAAGCCGTCGCCAGAGGTGATACCACCCAGATCAAGCTCAGCCAGGCGCTGTTGTCCACCTCGTCGGCTACCGCCGTTCGGGTCGAAGGGCTGGATGCACCGTTGCCGACCTCGTTCAGAGTCGCCCAGAACTATCCCAATCCGTTCAACCCGTCGACCACCATTGAATTCTCGTTCGGACCCATTGGAAAGAAAGTCAGGCTGGAAATCTTCAACATTATTGGACAAAAGGTAACCACTTTGGTCGATGACTTCCTCTCACCAAGGGACTATAGCGTGGAATGGAATTCCACCGACGACAACGGACAAAAAGTTGCCTCCGGGGTCTATCTGTACAAACTACAGGTTGGCACGGAAAGCCAGACCAAAAAAATGCTGCTCTTGAAGTAAGGACCCAGGAGGTACTTCACTGATGTATTTTAGACACCTGTCGATTGCATTTGCCTTGGTAATACTGATGGCGCTCGGAGCCGCGGCTCAAACGGCTCCGCCGGTCTTGAATCCGATAGGCGCTCAGTCATCCGACGAGGGTGTGAATCTGAACTTCGGGGTCACTACCAGCGATGCCGATGCCACCATCCCGACTCTAACTACGTCGACGCTGCCCGGCACGGCCACCTTCAATGACAATCTCAACGGCACCGGTACCTTTGACTGGACACCCACTTTTGCCGATTCAGGCACATATCAAGTGACTTTCTATGCCAACGATGCTGTGACAGCCGATATCGACTCGGAACTGGTCACGATCACGGTCACCAACGTCCTCCAGTCGCCGGTAGTATCAGGTATACCCGATCAATCGGTCGCTGAGGGTTCAACGACTTTCGCTCCGATCAACCTCGATGATTACGTAACCGACGCCGACAATCTGGACTCAGAGATCAGTTGGAGTTATTCGGGCAATAGTGCACTGACGGTGAGTATCGTCAGTCGCGTCGCTACTATCAGTATTCCATCAGCCGACTGGAACGGGGCAGAGACGATAACCCTTACGGCCACAGATCCCGATCTGCAGGCCGATTCCGACCCGGCTTTGTTCACGGTCACTGCTGTCAACGACTTGCCGGTACTGGCGCCGATAGGTCCCCAATCAATCTTCGAAAACGCCGGCTTCATTCTTGGCACGTCAGCCTCAGACGCCGATGGCGATACGCCGGTAATGTCATCATCGACTCTTCCCGGCGCGGCTACTTACACAGACAACGGCAACGGCACGGGCACCTTTGACTGGACTCCGACCTTCAGTGATAGTGGTACATATCTGGTGACCTTCTACGCGGCTGATTCAGCTTTCCCGCTGGTGATAGATTCAGAGCAAGTCACGATCACCGTCACCAATGTCAACCAGGACCCGATACTGGCCGCTATCGGAGCCCAGGCAACATCTGAAAACGTTAACCTCAACTTCGGAACATCAGCCAGCGATCCCGACGGCAACACACCGGTGTTGACAAGTTCAGCCTTACCCGGCACTGCTACTTACATTGACAACGGCAACGGCACAGGCAGTTTCGACTGGACACCGGCCTTTGCCGACAGTGGAACCTACAACGTTACATTCTATGCCGCCGACTCAGCTTTCCCGCTGGTGATAGATTCAGAGCAAGTCACGATTACGGTCAATAACGTCCTCCAGCCGCCGGTGGTCGCAGACATACCCGATCAATCGGTCGCTGAGGGTTCAACGACTTTCGCTCCGATCAACCTCGATGACTACGTAACCGACGCCGACAATCTGGACTCAGAGATCAGTTGGAGTTATTCGGGCAATAGTGCACTGACGGTGAGTATCGTCAGTCGCGTCGCTACTATCAGTATTCCTTCAGCCGACTGGAACGGGGCCGAGACGATAACCCTTACGGCCACAGATCCCGATCTGCAGGCCGATTCCGACCCGGCTTTGTTCACCGTCACAGCGGTAAATGATAATCCGATTCTGGCGCCGATTGGTGCTCAGTCGACTGACGAGAACGTCAACCTGAACTTCGGGACCAGTGCAAGTGACGCCGACGGTAACACGCCGGTGCTGTCATCATCGGCCTTACCCGGCACGGCGAC
The sequence above is a segment of the Candidatus Zixiibacteriota bacterium genome. Coding sequences within it:
- a CDS encoding T9SS type A sorting domain-containing protein — encoded protein: MRVLRIIVTFLMLGSVVTCMVVAETTDRQASADLAYTLWLDTVHVYPGESVGFDINLTNSGPVGSFNLLIKYDPSAVWPVNLTLENTRAADFEYFEYTYNEAGRPGEVRLIGISELGAGPPLAATALPPGDGSLARITFTVANTLDLAGLYIPVRFVFHDTPINDDNTLTDDSGVKIGQTEIEYYDGFIAVREMGEVNLGDVNINGFAYEVSDYVYFSNYFENPNAYPMNALQLANSDMNLDHIPATISDLITLINKIMSGAKASQAAGGSYDLTATIESRSTQTATIVGYQTDFEVGGIFLALRTSQPVDLQSIENLNQNMSIRLLTEGAQTRLFIYSPDGHSMPAGSNDFLKINGLTGVEITSMDLAGADGRTAMVSFAPTAAPRPEDFTLFQNYPNPFNPATQIDFGLKVASDVRLTVYDLLGRQVMTLLDSRLDAGRHSTTWNGRDQNGQVVSSGVYFYRLKTPNSEETRKMILLK
- a CDS encoding T9SS type A sorting domain-containing protein is translated as MRFKKIPAIVLLLFLAFAGSASAQVGVYTCINSYIDCGQISNSSVDQVAIQDFAGRPGDTVWMPVHLNTNDTVSGFLILVEFDSAQLTPVHYPLDPQYPDDTLFVQYQLAGALQLAQDQQDIIDPNKEVFFAQISTQSADSGFPTIICAFNLGFGGGIDSTQTPPRMNPTTDFIFRLPFLANPSMPDGDSANFSYREVNEFVVTSEALLEAFCADCRRTNMSVDRDCEVEVYDTLATVPQLIVDTLLDTVTCTSVLYPTTLPGQFFADATPPPEIQSFASTAPGDSVGTGDGFVLTWTVVNADSIFITGPSVDYATTILSDFLSVNAPATQGSFTYTLTAINATDTSTAVRTMLVKNPDDDPPDDPHQPVINVNTSHFIDVGNTLVFTVSATDPDGDFVTLEATDLPTNATFPTVTGTGLASGTFTFTPTLNQAGTETATFRASDGNTSPTTVTVQINIAEPAFDKLFTSSTDKSASGGIPGVPSFLFPVNLVTSQTVYGVQFDFLFDEANFNVRNVLTNHNTAEYVIYSNEDDSPTPGEVRVITFGMANEPIGTDGTEVLLIEMEVESGALPGQYPVYFNYAWESVNPDPNFPSLPLIADTGVVQVDMFGDVNLNLNVDVADLVSIVGHIIAAYTLNQRQIDAGDVNFDASVNVFDLVAIVNSILSGVPLEGSPSLLYEDQYAKVQLDFDDLQQGESDLIVVRSDLPTDIAGVELEILYDPATVYLGRPEQGEDATTMSINSSNNGGGKLKVLLHSGNPFAAGGSINSGEVELVTIPITTNEAVARGDTTQIKLSQALLSTSSATAVRVEGLDAPLPTSFRVAQNYPNPFNPSTTIEFSFGPIGKKVRLEIFNIIGQKVTTLVDDFLSPRDYSVEWNSTDDNGQKVASGVYLYKLQVGTESQTKKMLLLK